The Pyrenophora tritici-repentis strain M4 chromosome 3, whole genome shotgun sequence genome has a window encoding:
- a CDS encoding divalent heavy-metal cations transporter, protein MVSRRNRTLVSLAIFVAVLAWNVAAAAVKGETGVSVEDLTTHQIEEQLQECPLVQALNQHKVASSPTTSSVASQIFAFLFPGSPAVNSLLATLYISGPPNFLLALCPPNIDPSSLSVMVAFAVGGLLGDTLFHLLPEIFLGEDEHDSVKFVMVEPNKNLLLGVAIMVGFVTFVAMDKGLRIATGGQGGHDHSHGHSHEKVEATAKATGIGTKDSKDTLRARKSGANATSATADAPTEKEINASVKLGGYLNLIADFTHNITDGLALSSSFYASPTIGATTTVAVFFHEIPHEVGDFALLIQSGFSKRAAMGAQFVTAVGAFLGTCIGIAIQEFGGNSASAGAHGPGIMGTSLQWGDMLLPFTAGTFLYVGTVAVIPELLETGPNKGQELRKTLMQFSAMFTGAGIMLYISWH, encoded by the exons ATGGTTTCGCGTCGCAACAGAACCTTGGTGTCCTTGGCGATATTTGTTGCAGTGTTGGCGTGGAATGTGGCTGCTGCAGCTGTCAAGGGCGAGACGGGAGTGTCAGTGGAGGACTTGACTACCCATCAAATAGAGGAGCAATTACAG GAATGTCCTCTGGTGCAAGCTCTCAATCAGCACAAGGTAGCCTCGAGTCCGACAACATCGTCTGTCGCCTCCCAAATCTTCGCTTTCCTCTTCCCCGGCAGTCCTGCAGTCAATTCCTTGTTGGCGACGCTCTACATATCCGGCCCACCAAACTTCCTCCTCGCACTATGCCCGCCCAACATCGACCCGTCCTCGCTGTCTGTCATGGTAGCATTCGCTGTCGGGGGTCTGCTAGGTGACACGCTTTTCCATCTGCTACCAGAGATCTTCTTGGGCGAGGACGAACACGATTCGGTCAAATTTGTTATGGTGGAGCCCAACAAGAATCTATTGCTAGGCGTGGCCATCATGGTGGGCTTTGTCACGTTTGTGGCCATGGACAAGGGGTTGCGCATTGCGACTGGAGGCCAAGGCGGCCACGATCACTCCCATGGACATTCGCACGAGAAGGTCGAAGCAACTGCGAAGGCGACAGGCATCGGCACAAAGGACTCGAAAGATACGCTTCGCGCCAGGAAGTCTGGTGCAAACGCTACATCGGCCACCGCAGACGCACCAACCGAGAAGGAGATCAACGCCAGCGTTAAACTTGGTGGCTACCTCAACCTTATCGCCGACTTCACTCACAACATCACCGACGGGCTCGCGCTCAGTTCTTCCTTTTACGCCTCACCCACAATCGGAGCTACAACTACTGTGGCTGTGTTCTTTCACGAAATCCCTCACGAGGTGGGCGATTTTGCTCTCCTAATACAGTCGGGCTTTAGTAAGCGCGCAGCTATGGGCGCGCAATTTGTCACAGCTGTCGGCGCTTTTCTAGGCACATGCATTGGCATCGCTATCCAAGAATTCGGCGGAAACTCCGCGTCAGCCGGCGCCCACGGCCCTGGAATTATGGGTACCAGTCTGCAATGGGGTGACATGTTGCTCCCATTCACCGCTGGCACGTTTCTGTATGTCGGAACAGTTGCTGTCATACCAGAACTACTTGAGACCGGCCCGAACAAGGGTCAAGAACTGAGAAAGACCCTGATGCAGTTCAGCGCCATGTTCACTGGTGCCGGCATCATGTTGTA TATCTCATGGCACTGA
- a CDS encoding 60S ribosomal subunit biogenesis protein Nop16, with translation MGRELQKKKNKSSIPKKRQNGPSKKKILQNPIIAKHWNQKETLSQNYRRLGLTARLNHATGGTEKTIALLGLNDANSSRADIAAGSTADALNIVSKAKKPENIPTEEIEVERDPETGAILRVTGTLEKKDNPLNDPLVEIENEDEDIEWNGFAMVPEQRGGETENPVIRELEQAALNGAKKAPRGQSQREQEWVERLVAKYGDDYAKMARDRKLNPMQQTAADIRKRVTKWQKLQGKPWTG, from the exons ATGGGTCGCGAActccagaagaagaagaacaagtCTTCCATCCCCAAGAAGCGCCAGAATGGCCCGTCCAAGAAGAAGATTCTGCAGAACCCCATCATAGCCAAGCACTG GAACCAGAAAGAAACTCTATCGCAAAACTACCGCCGTCTCGGTCTCACAGCACGCCTCAACCACGCAACGGGTGGTACCGAGAAGACGATTGCCCTGCTCGGCCTCAACGACGCAAATTCCTCGCGCGCCGACATAGCCGCTGGTAGCACCGCCGATGCCCTGAACATCGTATCCAAAGCCAAAAAGCCCGAGAACATCCCCACTGAGGAGATCGAAGTCGAGCGCGACCCCGAGACCGGTGCCATTCTCCGCGTAACAGGCACCCTAGAGAAGAAGGACAACCCACTCAACGACCCGCTCGTCGAGATCGAGAATGAAGACGAGGACATAGAATGGAATGGTTTCGCCATGGTGCCCGAGCAAAGGGGTGGCGAAACAGAGAACCCAGTCATCAGAGAACTAGAACAGGCGGCGTTGAACGGTGCGAAGAAGGCTCCCCGAGGCCAGAGTCAGCGTGAGCAAGAGTGGGTTGAGCGCTTGGTTGCCAAGTATGGGGACGACTATGCCAAGATGGCACGGGATCGCAAACTCAACCCTATGCAACAAACGGCTGCGGACATCAGGAAACGAGTTACCAAGTGGCAGAAATTACAAGGAAAGCCATGGACAGGATAG